A DNA window from Gigantopelta aegis isolate Gae_Host chromosome 4, Gae_host_genome, whole genome shotgun sequence contains the following coding sequences:
- the LOC121371861 gene encoding sestrin-1-like isoform X2, with amino-acid sequence MILDDYCHSAKAHLQIVPVNSSDEQVQMVFVDAFLQNNRLENVTQVMGYHPGYLDCFLKTQHYLLYEDGPLTYEFRHYIAMMAAGRHQCSYLMKLHMQEFLLQGGDPAWLQGLNFIPKKLRDLYEVNKILAHRPWLITKEHIERLTRGNNNWSIGEVVHALILLAHFHSLSSFVFGCGINHELDHEGGYTYRPPSVGEANANEADYSSDSSNGDSAVDSEGGLETLMLKMRELTEAEEEETTQEELLKRFEKVEIQSAEIVTSSKVPSPKSDILKFVDDAKFAYEDFAKRGSVTDIPTFRAQDYSWEDHGFSLANRLYSDIGNILDEKFNVAYNLTYYTMGDNTAVDTSSFRRAIWNYIHCMYGIRHDDYNYGEVNQLLERNLKAYIKTVTCYPERLTKKDYDGVMREFKHSEKVHVNLMLFEARLQAELLYGLRAVMRYMT; translated from the exons ATGATTCTGGATGATTACTGTCATTCAGCGAAGGCTCATCTGCAA attgtACCTGTCAACAGTTCCGACGAACAA GTCCAGATGGTGTTTGTAGATGCATTCCTGCAGAACAACCGGTTGGAAAATGTTACGCAGGTGATGGGCTATCACCCGGGCTACCTGGACTGCTTTCTCAAAACTCAGCACTATCTGCTCTATGAAGATGGACCACTTACATACGAATTCCGACACTACATTGCCATGATG GCTGCCGGTCGTCACCAGTGTTCGTATCTGATGAAGCTGCACATGCAGGAGTTCCTGCTACAGGGTGGAGACCCCGCCTGGCTTCAGGGCTTGAACTTCATTCCGAAAAAACTCCGCGACCTGTATGAGGTCAACAAGATCCTCGCCCACCGGCCGTGGCTCATCACAAAGGAACACATAGAG CGGCTGACTCGGGGCAACAACAACTGGTCTATTGGAGAAGTGGTACACGCACTCATTCTGCTGGCTCACTTCCACTCGCTTTCAAGTTTCGTGTTCGGCTGTGGTATCAACCACGAGTTGGACCACGAAGGGGGCTACACGTAcagacccccgtcggtgggggaGGCAAACGCTAATGAGGCAGACTACTCCAGCGACAGTTCAAACGGAGATTCA GCGGTTGATTCAGAAGGAGGCCTCGAGACATTGATGTTAAAAATGCGCGAGCTGACCGAGGCGGAAGAGGAAGAAACCACACAAGAAGAGTTGTTGAAACGATTTGAGAAAGTGGAGATTCAGAGTGCTGAAA ttgtGACAAGTTCAAAAGTGCCATCACCAAAGTCagacattttaaagtttgtgGACGATGCAAAGTTTGCTTATGAAGATTTCGCTAAACGTGGTTCTGTTACGGATATTCCCACATTTCGAGCTCAGGATTATTCTTGGGAGGATCACGGTTTTTCATTAGCAAACAGACTGTACAGTGACATAGGAAACATTCTAGATGAGAAATTCAACGTGGCGTACAATCTCACATATTACAC GATGGGTGACAACACGGCAGTGGACACGTCGTCGTTCCGGCGGGCGATCTGGAACTACATCCACTGTATGTACGGCATCCGCCATGACGACTACAACTACGGTGAGGTGAACCAGCTGCTGGAGAGAAACCTGAAGGCGTACATCAAAACGGTGACCTGTTACCCCGAGCGACTCACCAAGAAGGACTACGATGGCGTCATGAGGGAATTCAAACATTCGGAAAAG GTGCATGTGAACTTGATGTTGTTTGAAGCGCGACTGCAGGCTGAGTTGTTGTATGGACTGCGAGCTGTGATGCGCTACATGACATAA